The genomic DNA GGTTTCTGGAACGTTGCTTTCTTGCACCCAAATCATCGCAGTGCTGTCGCCTCGAAAAACCAATGGGGTGTCGCATTCTTGTCCAGGGTTTAGTCTTATCGTGTCGATTCTTTTGGCATCAGAAGGAGGTAGAGACTCCCAGTGATAGCCACCAGAAAAGACAGTTAAGACAGTGGCTTCGTTAGGTTTATAACGCAACCGAATCTCACCATCGAGCACTTCTATATTGGGTTCAGGCGAGCGTACGGAAGGGACAATGCCCGCTTGTATCCCGCCTTTTTCGTGCTGCCAGAGATAAGAACCGAAGTATGCGACGGCGAGAAAGGCTGCCGCGGTTGCTGCGTACGCCCCGACCCTCATCCACGTGAAAACGGGTTTCGTTGCCTGCTTTTTCTGCCATTCCGCTTTGTCCAACGACCTGGTAATTTTCTCTAATAAGTCACCCGGAACCTCGACTGGAATTGGTTTCGATGCCGTCTCATAAACTTTTCGGAATAAGTCAAGTTCATAGGAGCATGCAGGGCACTCGTTCAAGTGCCTTTCGAAGGTCGTACGCAACCCGCCGCTTAGCGTCCCTTCATGGTACTCGCTAAAGAAATCTTTTGCTCTTTCGCAATTCATAATGTTCGTTCATTTGGGTCTGACTGGTTCATCGCAAAAAAAGTTCCTCGACAGGCGAGAGCATTTCGCGTAAAGTTAGCCTTGCCCGATTCAGCCTGCTTTTCACCGTTCCGAGCGGAAGGTCGAGCACCTGCGCAATTTCCTCGTAACTCATGTTTTCGATGTGGTACATGACGATCATTACCCTTTGGTATTCAGGAAGGCTTTCGATCGCCTTGGCAAGCCAAAGTGCTTTCTCGTCGCGCTCGACGCCAGTATCCGGCGTCTCCGACTGATCTTCGTACTCCTTTTGCACCACACCTTCTTCAGATTGAACGAGGGTATCCAAGCTTTCTACTTTCAGACCCTTCCCCTTCTTCTTCATGTCGAGGAAACAATTCGTTAGTATTCGAAAAAGCCATGTGCTGAACAGGCTGTCTTGGCGAAAACGGTGAATGTTCAAATAAACGCGGGTGAATGTTTCTATTACGAGGTCGGCCGCGATGTCGCTGTCTCCGCTCAACCGATATGCGAACTGATAAGCACGCTGATAGTATTTGCGCACTAATTCATCGAGCGCATCCCGTTCCCCTTTTTGGCAGCGTTTGATGAGAAGGTGGTCTTCTGCAGGTTGCTGGGTCATCCAGACGGC from Fimbriimonadales bacterium includes the following:
- a CDS encoding sigma-70 family RNA polymerase sigma factor, which encodes MTQQPAEDHLLIKRCQKGERDALDELVRKYYQRAYQFAYRLSGDSDIAADLVIETFTRVYLNIHRFRQDSLFSTWLFRILTNCFLDMKKKGKGLKVESLDTLVQSEEGVVQKEYEDQSETPDTGVERDEKALWLAKAIESLPEYQRVMIVMYHIENMSYEEIAQVLDLPLGTVKSRLNRARLTLREMLSPVEELFLR
- a CDS encoding anti-sigma factor, which produces MNCERAKDFFSEYHEGTLSGGLRTTFERHLNECPACSYELDLFRKVYETASKPIPVEVPGDLLEKITRSLDKAEWQKKQATKPVFTWMRVGAYAATAAAFLAVAYFGSYLWQHEKGGIQAGIVPSVRSPEPNIEVLDGEIRLRYKPNEATVLTVFSGGYHWESLPPSDAKRIDTIRLNPGQECDTPLVFRGDSTAMIWVQESNVPETLLIIVPGQSSSNGGDDRRLVPILRTIAEKFGVIIQARLTSGDIQVEPLGDNANPLEATKGALEGTGLRVKAQKGFLDIR